The Drosophila suzukii chromosome X, CBGP_Dsuzu_IsoJpt1.0, whole genome shotgun sequence DNA window ATACGTGGCGTTCGTTGATCTACCGCCTGGCCGAGGAGTATCCCGACTGCCTGATGCTCAACTTCACCATCAAGCTGATTTCGGATGCGGGCTTCCAGAGCGAGATCACCTCTATTTCGACGGCGGCCCAGCAGATTGAGGTCTTCTCGCGGGTGCTGAAGACCTCGATCGTCAAGTTTCTAAACAATCCGGACGATGTGCATGGCGCCATTCAGGAATGCGCCCGCATGGTTTGCCACGGCCAGCACACCTACGTCTACTCCCAGGTGCTCATCCAGGTTCTCAGTCAGGAGCAGAAGGGCGGGTTCAACATGAAGCGCCTCTCACAGGAAATCATCAAATACGCCCTGCAAAAGTAGTTATGGTTATGAGTTTATTACGAAACAATACCTAATCCTTTGTGATCCACAGCAATCAAAATGTGACACCCATAACGATGGCCCTAAATGGTTCGGCGGTCTATCCGCAGGCCTGTCAAGCCTTAACTTCCATGCTCACCCGCAACACACTCAATCCCGCCGATATCACCGTGCTGTTTCGCAACTACTCGGGATCCGATCCGCCACCCATAGACTTGATACGGAACCCACAGTTTCTGGAGCTACTGGTAGACGCCCTCTTTCGTTCCGGCGTTAAGATCAATCCCGAGCACAAGCCCAAGTACATGTTTCTGCTAGCCTACGCGTCCGCGGTCATCGACCAGCCGGCCAAGAAGCGACCCATGACCGAGAGGATGCTGAACAAGGAGGAGCTGAAGAGCACAATTCAGGCTATAGAAAAGGCGCATACCATCTGCAATGTGGACCAGGGCTCCACCGAACTGATTGCCGAGCTGCAGACACTGTACAACTGCATCAAGTGAGTGTGCCTCAAAGTATTCAGTATGCTTCACATAAAAATCTTCCCTCTTCTCCAGATATCCAGTGGTGGGCGTGGGCGTTATTCGGTGGATCGAGAATGTGGTAATGGAACCGTCCTACTTCAAGCTCTCCACCGACAGCTGTCCCACGCACCTGGCGGTGCTCGACGAGGTGGCCGCAGTGCATCCCACACTGCAACAGCAGATCCTGTTCCTGCTCATCCGCCTGTTCGAGTCCAAGCAGGATGAGCTCGAGATTCTCGTGCAATTGGAGATGAAGAAGATGATCCTGGACAGGATGGTTAACCTGCTGACGCGCGGCTGCGTTGTACCCGTTCTGCGATACATAAAGCAGTGCTGCGCCATCGAGGACACAGACATTTCCCTCATCCGGTACTTTGTCACCGAGGTTCTGGAGACCATTACGCATCCGTACTCGCCGGAGTTTGTGCAACTGTTCCTGCCGATGGTGGAGAACGAGGAGATCACCGGCACAATGCGCGGCGAGGGCGACAACGATCCCGTGTCCGAGTTTATTGGTGAGTTATGGATGGTTACTCAACTTCCACTCTGTTTTCTGACCTTTGTTTTCCATATATTTTAGTTCACTGTAAGGCGCACTACACGACTGTATAGAAGGTGGCaaaagaatttgttttataGGCAATTCCCGTgcaaaatgtttaattttcaagtatttttttttgtaatacaAACATTTGTTGCACCATTATTTTACCctaatacattttaaacaACAAAATACGGAAACCTACCtataaaaaaagtaaataatatttaatatatctAGGCATAACAGTTCAAAATTCAATTATAAACTCAATTTTGTTTAAAAGCGAGGATATTTTTACTCTTTAGATTTATACACCCTTTTTTGGGGTGTTATTTGGTGGTAcatttgcaattttttttcattataaATCATATTTTTGTATAACACTATGCTCAAAAGCATTATGAAAACCTCTACATAAAACCTCAAACCAATCTACAGAATTCTGCTTTAAAAAAATCACTTTAATATCTTCTAATCTTAAGAAAAAATTGTATAGTTCTTAGGAAAATTGTATTGTATAGAACCGTAGTTGATAACAATCCTAATAAAGCTACTGATACGTTATTACCATATAACTGAGAATTCAAAATGTGACaatataacaaataaatataaaatctaggcatttggaaaataattttttaagatCATATCCATTTCCATTTGGACAAGGGAtagacaaaaaataaaaaaaaatattaacctAAATTTTCCTCATTTTTGTGACTAATGATTTATAAAGTACTTGTAAATAACTTTTGTTTAAATCAATGTAACAACTCATTTGTTAAGGTCCGCATTTTTAGACAAACAAGACAATCAACCAAAATCgtagtttaattttattgCAAACAATAAACATTCACACCTCTTACAATAGCCTTAAATTCAGCTTGAATACGTGTTCACAATCCTCAAGCAATGATCTATCATTCAGTTTTCGAATGGGTCTTCGgcaaaaattcttaaaatgtatttaataaaaaaaaaagaggaagCACTGAAACGACTTCAATATTTACACATTTCGTTCGTTGAGCACGTCGCTTTTGCAGCAAAAGACCCAAGACTCGGCGTGCTCCTTCAGATGGCTGGTCTAAAATCGTTCTCCTTTCGGCTGTCGTATTTGTATTATAGTTTAGCTGTATGGGCCATGCTCAAATTGCATTAAATATGGCATCCAAAATAAGTCTGTGGTCTATATAAATCCTACCAATTGTAAAACAATACACAAATTTTCGAGGGCTAAAACTAGGCGTGAAATTTGGAGTCGAGGAACAGCGGGGCACACCCAACCCCAAAATGCTGATCCTCAAGTGTAATTTCCACGCCTCACAAAAATGTCTTTGGCTTGCGCTTCCGCATCGAATCCGTATCCGAATCCAAATCCGAATCACATGGGAAGATCGTTCGTTATGCTATATAGTATGCTGTATATAATGTGTGTGTGcgtttagctttggttggcagCGTTAAGTACTTTTTAAGGGGGTATGTAAGGTGGTAGAGGCTGACTACAAATAGTTTAGTTGCTCTTCTTAACATCTTTGCCTTCGGCATCCTTGGCCTGCCCGCGGCCCAGGATCTTGGCCAGGCTGTCCCAAATGCCGCCAAAGAAGATGGCACAGCTGAGGTTCTCCAGCGGCAGGAAGGGATCGTGGATGCCCAGCAGTATGGAGGACAGCTTAAAGTAGACCAGGAATATGACGATGCCGAAGTAGACCAGTGCATGCGGTGCTGAGATCCAGTCGGTCTTCTTGTCCAGCACAAAGATGATCGAGGCCAGCAGGGAGGCCTTGGTGTAGCTGGTTAACATAGGATAGATTTAAAACCAAGATCGCAGGTGAATCAGGAAGAAGCACTCACAAGCTGGGCTGCATGAATTCCATGGCTGTGGGAGTCCATGCTCCACGGATGAGGCGCTCGATCAGCTTGGTGAATCCCGCTCCGTTGCCCTTGAGGGTGCCAATGATGATCATGATGATCCAGGCGTTCGGATACAGCTTGGCCGCATGTCCCACTCCGTCGTAGACCTTTTTTGCCCGATAGATCTCCTTCATGGCGCTGGCCACGATCTTGACGGGCAGGAACTTGGCCACCTTGTAGCCGATATCAAAGGGCGTGTAGAAGACCACGTACCTGTAAGCATAGATTGGGATTAGTTAAACATGGATATAAGGATTTTAGATGGGCATTCACTCACCAAACGGCCGTGCCCACGAGCAGCTGGCCTGTGTTCTTCAGCGGAGCCAGTATGGGCTCACCCAGCAGTCCGTTGGCCACCATGCCGCCGGCGAAGATCACCAGCATGGTGGAGAGCCAGCAGGCGAGCGGATGCTTCCGCGAAAACGCCTGGGCATTGGCGCCCAAGTCCTCGCGCACGGCCAGCGCGGCAAGTAGACTGTG harbors:
- the TH1 gene encoding negative elongation factor D; the encoded protein is MEVEYDESGWQGRAKGQSNPEEMLEDNPQKTIQECLEKFLTPDYIMEPGIFTQLKRYFQSGGSPEEVISMLSENYKAVAQMANLLAEWLILAGVKVTEVQAMVENHLKEMILKSFDPKKADTIFTEEGETPDWLTEMIDHYTWRSLIYRLAEEYPDCLMLNFTIKLISDAGFQSEITSISTAAQQIEVFSRVLKTSIVKFLNNPDDVHGAIQECARMVCHGQHTYVYSQVLIQVLSQEQKGGFNMKRLSQEIIKYALQNNQNVTPITMALNGSAVYPQACQALTSMLTRNTLNPADITVLFRNYSGSDPPPIDLIRNPQFLELLVDALFRSGVKINPEHKPKYMFLLAYASAVIDQPAKKRPMTERMLNKEELKSTIQAIEKAHTICNVDQGSTELIAELQTLYNCIKYPVVGVGVIRWIENVVMEPSYFKLSTDSCPTHLAVLDEVAAVHPTLQQQILFLLIRLFESKQDELEILVQLEMKKMILDRMVNLLTRGCVVPVLRYIKQCCAIEDTDISLIRYFVTEVLETITHPYSPEFVQLFLPMVENEEITGTMRGEGDNDPVSEFIVHCKAHYTTV
- the LOC108006268 gene encoding trimeric intracellular cation channel type 1B.1; amino-acid sequence: MDPEAFLDVANQVIKLKMFPFFDIAHSLLAALAVREDLGANAQAFSRKHPLACWLSTMLVIFAGGMVANGLLGEPILAPLKNTGQLLVGTAVWYVVFYTPFDIGYKVAKFLPVKIVASAMKEIYRAKKVYDGVGHAAKLYPNAWIIMIIIGTLKGNGAGFTKLIERLIRGAWTPTAMEFMQPSFYTKASLLASIIFVLDKKTDWISAPHALVYFGIVIFLVYFKLSSILLGIHDPFLPLENLSCAIFFGGIWDSLAKILGRGQAKDAEGKDVKKSN